A single window of Taeniopygia guttata chromosome 1, bTaeGut7.mat, whole genome shotgun sequence DNA harbors:
- the DYNLT3 gene encoding dynein light chain Tctex-type 3 produces the protein MEEFHPHNDEMIFNADEAHNIVKECIENVLGKADYNHNKVNQWTAAIVEQSLTHLVKLGKTYKYIVTCAVMQRSGAGLHTASSCFWDTTTDGTCTVRWENRTMNCIVNVFAVAIIL, from the exons ATGGAGGAGTTTCACCCCCACAACGATGAG ATGATCTTCAATGCTGATGAGGCCCACAACATAGTTAAGGAG TGCATAGAAAATGTTTTAGGCAAGGCAGATTATAATCACAACAAAGTCAACCAGTGGACTGCTGCTATAGTAGAACAGTCACTGACCCATCTGGTGAAACTTGGGAAAACCTATAAGTACATTG TTACCTGTGCAGTGATGCAGAGGAGTGGAGCTGGTCTTCACACAGCAAGCTCATGCTTCTGGGATACCACAACTGATG GAACCTGCACAGTGAGATGGGAAAACCGAACCATGAACTGCATTGTCAATGTGTTTGCTGTTGCTATTATCCTGTAG